In Scylla paramamosain isolate STU-SP2022 chromosome 19, ASM3559412v1, whole genome shotgun sequence, a single genomic region encodes these proteins:
- the LOC135109654 gene encoding LOW QUALITY PROTEIN: uncharacterized protein LOC135109654 (The sequence of the model RefSeq protein was modified relative to this genomic sequence to represent the inferred CDS: deleted 4 bases in 3 codons), whose product MAPACTSEYTSGDTKLRKIADDLRELMPLNAILPTEQITFPSVGENADCDPSHTLHVDAFLYDEDMVDELCDTGELARNYCVDCSSHNTQPITYVSHSASRERLAYVFRALLPPIPEDTILLDIGSRLGAVLYGAYIYTKCQRIVGVEINQELCQVQQTIINKYQFQDRLQVLHGDIQDHGEVCVWLTSSVLTNVFEFFMPPSVQARIWAFLRANIKKGALMVTIPSLEDSLQYLDCGFRLQEWAREIPPHNPNITAPFDFQSETSEVKLYQVI is encoded by the exons ATGGCCCCTGCCTGCACCTCAGAATACACCTCTGGGGACACCAAGCTGCGCAAGATTGCTGATGACTTAAGGGAGCTCATGCCACTCAATGCTATCCTTCCCACAGAGCAGATCACCTTCCCTTCTGTAGGAGAG AATGCTGACTGTGACCCGTCTCACACACTGCATGTGGATGCCTTCCTCTATGATGAGGACATGGTGGATGAGCTGTGCGACACGGGTGAGCTTGCCAGGAACTACTGCGTGGACTGCTCCTCCCACAACACACAGCCCATCA CGTATGTCAGCCACTCA GCCTCAAGAGAGAGGTTAGCTTATGTCTTCCGAGCCCTTCTTCCACCTATACCTGAAGATACAATATTACTGGATATAGGCTCAAGACTTGGAGCAGTATTATATGGG GCCTACATCTATACAAAGTGTCAGAGGATAGTTGGGGTGGAAATCAACCAAGAATTATGCCAAGTCCAGCAAACAATCATCAACAAATATCAGTTCCAA GACCGCCTCCAGGTGCTGCATGGGGACATCCAGGACCACGGAGAGGTG TGCGTGTGGCTGACATCATCTGTCCTCACCAACGTGTTCGAGTTCTTTATGCCTCCCTCCGTCCAGGCTCGCATTTGGGCGTTCCTCCGGGCCAACATCAAGAAAGGGGCATTGATGGTCACTATA CCCTCCCTGGAAGATTCTTTGCAGTATCTTGAT tGTGGCTTCCGGCTCCAAGAGTGGGCAAGGGAAATTCCTCCTCATAACCCCAACATCACTGCTCCCTTTGATTTTCAAAGTGAAACTTCTGAAGTGAAGCTTTACCAAGTCATCTGA